The Montipora foliosa isolate CH-2021 chromosome 10, ASM3666993v2, whole genome shotgun sequence genomic sequence CATTTCTCTGATTCTTAGAATTAGTAAAAATCAGTTTGGTCTTAAATTCATTGCTGCTAACAACAATATCTATAAAATCATCTAGACTTTTCGAACACCATCGAGGTTTTCGCCCAGGTCTTTTACTGCTCTtcccttttcctttctttacaAAATGTGCCAGAGCAATGTCCACATCTTCATCTatttcttcttcatcatcatcttcaactTCAACATCCTCATCATCCTTCTGGTCATGACGTCCAGGCAAACCTGGATATTAGTATTGTCAGTCAAAGTACAGCAAGCGGTGAAAATTAATGTGAAAAGCGACCTATTCTTTAAAGTCATAAGAATTTGGCATATCAAATTGATGAACAGGTATGATCTCAGCAGAGCAAATTATACTTGTAATGATATTAATAAATCACATGTTTCTCCGACAAAAACATCTTTCCTTGTGATATTTCAATCCGTAAACTATAACGTTTGGGACTGACAGGTCCATGGCAAGCCTTTACTACATGTATTGTCCAAAACTAACCCAAGCAGCAAATGTAATTTGAGTTTGTGGCTTGTTTACAGCGAGATCGAATGCAGCTTATAACGACACTTTAAATGCATACCTTTTCAGAGAGTCTGGTTTTGCAGGCTGACCTGCCTCTTGAATTTTCCTTCCACTGGCCTGCTTCTGGAAAACTTCCTCATGACCAACATCCTTATGATTCATTTCTTTGGTCATTTTCTCTTCAAAACAAGACTCGCAGTACGCCACCGAACTCCCTGCTTTCCATCCAGctacattctcatcattttcAAACACGGAACACCGCATGCAGAAGTGGTTcatgtaagtaagtaagtaagtaagtaatgtcgcgattgattgataggacaaacatacgtgtcctatttacatttttgcagtgggctcggacatcagcatactaagggcgccgatggcagccgctatcagtccatttatgAGCCCACTGAACCCTCCCAACCCATGATGAGTGATGATGTAAGTGAGTGATGAAGAtaggccacaacaccgggaaccacgtcccctactcttttcgaatagtgtgtgggttctttaacgtcccacagtgttatatgtgaacaaggtttgtgagacgggacctccggtttattgtccttatccgagaagacttgaaagtctaatcatttgcagatgtcattacaaagacagcactttctcctcagttatttaaagaccctgagtgttggtccggccggagttgaactcacgacctcccgcgtgacagcccggtgcttaaccaactgagccaccggtgcgcggtgcacTTCAGGCAAGTATATTTGGTACTCTCGAAGCAAGAGGAACACATGTGTTCGGATCttcccgccattttgttcgaaATGATCAAAACAAGTTGTGTGCGCATGACAAAGATAGGAAAGGAGCAGAACTCTGggtaaaaattaatttattcaatgtATTTGTAATGtatgcattagattcggcacatgtcaaagttcgacgtttgaaacaaAGTCGATCTTTTGCCGTTCTATTCGACAAGCCCGGTCGAATAGAACGGCAGGTCGACCCAAATACAAATCTGTCGAACGTAATTGATTCAAACGCCGAACTTTaattacatgtgccgaatctaattaTTAGATtgggcacatgtaaagttcgacgtttgacccGGGCcaaagcgacagaattttgtagacgatgagaaagtgcgcactaaaatggacaagtaacgcaatgcaacgAAGGTAGACatatctgcatctgtcaaaattatttaacacggtttgatagattggaaattcttcaaattggtatcactgtaaactagacagttaagcaattccgAGGCAATTCcaatgtttgaaacctgtatcttgcagacaatgaattttatcaggccatgaaactcaaatttgaaaacggagagtggcatcatacagaatttgctgcactttctctcctccacgaaacttccacgtaacgcgcgcgttaacattatccgcgggaaaattgatatcatctaaaaataacctaagagggattacgatgggaatagggccagtatgagggattacttctcttacctttataatctcttgctTTCGGTCAAGTCATCACGACTTATGGCCGCTAACCATCTAGTTCGCCGTTCATTCGACAAAATTTCCGTCTGCTCGCCTTGACTAGTAATAACTTTAGGCACCCTACAAAAACTAAGGTCTGGACGTCTCTTTTTATCGTTGGAACATCCAACGATTACACAAAATTAGAGCATCGCTACAAGACGCGAGGAGTCGCGTGACAGATTTCACAAACTTTTCACTTACGTCATAGTCATGTGACCGCATAGACACAAAAAGCCAGTAAACAGCGGTGTATTTTCGACCAAAAACATATAcgtactgtaacattttaagccagtcaGTGAACAACGGCGTATTTCCGATCAAAAACATTtacatactgtaacattttaagcagTTTACGCAGTTTACATACTGTtacatactgtaacattttaagccagtgaacaACGGCGTATTTCCGATCAAAAACATAtacatactgtaacattttaagccagtgaacaACGGCATAATTTGGATCCCAAAAATTACATACTGTAACAATTTAAGCCAGTGAACAACGGCGTATTTACGACCAAAAAGGTATATatactgtgacattttaagccagtaacTAATGGCTTAATTTGTCGTCGGTACAGTACATACTGTAACGTTTTAAGGGCCCAGAGACGGATTTTTCGcacgttgctaaggaagtgaaatgccacttccggtaactgacgtcatcatatcatgagctgacaagaaaacccactcacaagcaaaagtcaccacacaaactgttgtttccatcgaatgTTTTTCCTCGCTCTTCAgagcgctcgttctcagatcaactgcgcatgcgtaaacgaactgacttccggtttgagaaaaaagctaaatttctggcggttttaaattgaattaattttttttacatggcacggtTCACCcacaaatacagaatatagctaagcattgattttttaaaatcatcttttttgaaaaagttacgggtatttcagtatcgtttatgtctttaaaaagaacatttttcaaagtaaaaagaaaaccatgcttggctggatgcaaaaacgaatacaaattatcaaaccatcgattcaATACCAAAAATGCGTAGCACGGAGAAaaatttaaagttttcttttattggtcacgtgaccatgggcgtggtatgatgacgtcatatttagggtcattggtctgccaaaagttggaaactgaccaaaataatgccaaattctctcaaattacttaaccattacatccttagcaacgcaccccaaaaaaatacgtcagtgggcccttaagccaGTATCTATAAGTGGGTTAATTTCCGGTCGGTATTttatatactgtaacattttaagccagtagtTAATGGCGTAATTTGTGGTCGGTATACGGCGTATTTATAGTTACAGTCGGTATATAGTTtgcattaaaggggctaggtcacgcaattttaggcattttcagcattGATCGAATGGtaatagaattaactaaaatatcaaaataactgttgaaaactatagaagaactctaacaaaacacatgGAAGCCAAGaaaggacatggatggacaaaactggagaggattgaaatggattgagtttgggtaaatttgaaaaacgtcggcccaccttttttcaaatttatatcagtctatatcaaaatgtcatttacaaagcttgaaaatcattctcagttgttatgtggccgtgattttgcaaatgaaagactcttgctctgccaatatgaagtttagagctcataattaacaaaattaaacaaaattacctaaaatagcgtgacctagccccttcaaACATTTGTCACGAATCGTTTTGAGTGGGTTCCAAACACCgcttacagtgcaacgcgccttaccgtggccacccaacaaactttcacatttgacaactacgtgtaaacacgtcaactcaacaacccatgcaatggtgttcaacttacaaccgtacgcactttgcaaggaggcgtgactgtcaatcaaattcgcacacttTTATTGGCGGATAGTTTGTAAAAAACTTCGTTAGGTACTGAGGCCCAATCTTTGGTTCATAGTTGGGTACGGTGGCCCAAAAGGGTCAATCACAAATCAGTttaccaaaacacaaatcaatttcccaaaacacaaatcgatttctcaaaacacaaaccagtttgccaaaacacaaaccaatttcgcaaaacacaaatcaatggaCTGGGCACTTGCTCTGTAATTATCAGAGAGAGCCTGGAAGGGACTCATTCCCAGGAATTTCCGCGTCCAACATGGCGACTTCTTCATGTGAGTGACCACTCATCGAGCCTTCggtgataaaatgttttgtagcCATTGCGGTAGCGAGGTTAAATCCTGTTTTAAATTCTGCGTAAAATGTGGCAATCCTACGTCCCAGAACTCTGACGATCATTCCTCGGGCTGCGAAACGATTAAAAGTCATAGCAGCGGAACTTGGATGCTCGGGGACTTCTACGGTGGCCCAAAAGGGTCAATCAAAAATCAGTttaccaaaacacaaatcaatttcccaaaacacaaatcgatttctcaaaacacaaatcaatttctcaaaacacgaaccagtttgccaaaacacaaaccaatttcgcgaaacacaaaccaaTGGACTGGGCACTTGCTCTGTAATTATCAGAGAGAGCCTGGAAGGGACTCATTCCCAGGAATTTCCGCGTCCAACATGGCGACTTCTTCATGTGAGTGACAACTCATCGAGCCTTCggtgataaaatgttttgtagcCATTGCGGTAGCGAGGTTAAATCCTGTTTTAAATTCTGCGTAAAATGTGGCAATCCTACGTCCCAGAACTCTGACGATCATTCCTCGGGCTGCGAAACGATTAAAAGTCATAGCAGCAGACCTGGATGCTCAGGGACTTCCTAAACTAAATGCCTCATCATATTCTTTCAGTTGTTTAACTTCAGTTCCATCTGGGTATAGCAATTTGTAGGACTTCACAGAGCTGTGGACAATTTCATTTCCGTTATGTAGAGACTGCTTTGCCACAGCTAACTTTAGCACCTCCTCACTATCTGCTGTTTTAGGAAGCCTTATGGGAAGACTATTTCCCCGCTGAGGCTTAAGGATATTTTCCTCCTCTACGTAACGCATTATTCCAGTGTTTATTGTCACAGGTTCGTCCTTTTCATTCTTCAACCTCTTATTCTTCCTCTTAAAATGTGACATCCGctcatcttttttcttctttatgaAGGTATCCAGCTTTGGAATAGATTCCTTGGAATATGTAGCAGCAGATGTGCCtaacggcgggtctaaaacacaggtcactcgttgcaggtcattgttttatgttttggaaagtaaccaaaaccctcaatttggctaaccctaggcctgtGGAATGTggcctgtgttttagaccctcCGTGTGCCTAGGGAAGTCCCCGAGCATCCAAGTTCCGCTGCTATGACTTTTAATCGTTTCGCAGCCCGAGGAATGATCGTCAGAGTTCTGGGACGTAGGATTGCCACATTTTACGCAGAATTTAAAACAGGATTTAACCTCGCTACCGCAATGgctacaaaacattttatcaccGAAGGCTCGATGAGTGGTCACTCACATGAAGAAGTCGCCATGTTGGACGCGGAAATTCCTGGGAATGAGTCCCTTCCAGGCTCTCTCTGATAATTACAGAGCAAGTGCCCAGtccattgatttgtgttttgcgaaattggtttgtgttttggcaaactggtttgtgttttgagaaatcgatttgtgttttgggaaattgatttgtgttttggtaaACTGATTTGTGATTGACCCTTTTGGGCCACCGTAGACTTCCCTAGGCACACGgagggtctaaaacacaggccACATTCCacaggcctagggttagccaaattgagggttttggttactttccaaaacataaaacaatgacctgcaacgagtgacctgtgttttagacccgccgttaGGCACATCTGCTGCTACATATTCCAAGGAATCTATTCCAAAGCTGGATACCTtcataaagaagaaaaaagatgagCGGATGTCACATTTTAAGAGGAAGAATAAGAGGTTGAAGAATGAAAAGGACGAACCTGTGACAATAAACACTGGAATAATGCGTTACGTAGAGGAGGAAAATATCCTTAAGCCTCAGCGGGGAAATAGTCTTCCCATAAGGCTTCCTAAAACAGCAGATAGTGAGGAGGTGCTAAAGTTAGCTGTGGCAAAGCAGTCTCTACATAACGGAAATGAAATTGTCCACAGCTCTGTGAAGTCCTACAAATTGCTATACCCAGATGGAACTGAAGTTAAACAACTGAAAGAATATGATGAGGCATTTAGTTTAGGAAGTCCCTGAGCATCCAGGTCTGCTGCTATGACTTTTAATCGTTTCGCAGCCCGAGGAATGATCGTCAGAGTTCTGGGACGTAGGATTGCCACATTTTACGCAGAATTTAAAACAGGATTTAACCTCGCTACCGCAATGgctacaaaacattttatcaccGAAGGCTCGATGAGTTGTCACTCACATGAAGAAGTCGCCATGTTGGACGCGGAAATTCCTGGGAATGAGTCCCTTCCAGGCTCTCTCTGATAATTACAGAGCAAGTGCCCAGTCCAttggtttgtgtttcgcgaaattggtttgtgttttggcaaactggttcgtgttttgagaaattgatttgtgttttgagaaatcgatttgtgttttgggaaattgatttgtgttttggtaaACTGATTTTTGATTGACCCTTTTGGGCCACCGTATCACAATTACGGCGAGGAACAAGAAGCCGCTGGAAAACCGTTCTTTTGTCCCGTTTTTTAGCTCCACTCTCCGACTGGAGATAACTATCCGAGACACGTTTGCAAATGAATACTGCACAACGATGCTTTCTGACACTGATCGCAGCTACAGGTTTTATTATGCTCTTCACTATAGGCTCCCATTTTATGTCTGATGTTAACTTTGTCGAATTTACCAATCAGTTTCGGATGAACAGTTCTGCTACTGAACTGAAAGGAAGAAGTCAGTCCGTGGATTTGGGAACGGAAAACAACTTTACTCGTGAAATGACGGTAATTCTAGTGTACACTTCATTTTTCGGAGATACAAATTGGGTGAAAAAGGGTGGAAGGTGCGTTTGGTATCAACCCGAGGAACGGCAATGCCGAATGGATCTTTTTGAAATTACGTTAAACAAGACGCGGTTTGCTGAAAGCAGCATCGTTATATTTCACGCCAGGGACATGCCAGCGGTGAGCGAGTTGAAGTCATTATTGAAGAGCAGGCCTACGTCTCAGCGCTGGGTGTATGCAGTATGGGAGAGTCCGATTGCTACTCCTAACCCATCAGCATTGAACGGCTTGTTCAACTTGACATGGACTTACAGGACTGATTCAGACTTTTGGGCACCGTATGGGTATTATGAACCATACCGTCAAGAAGATGGCAAGATGGATGAAGTGGCGACCATGACAGATTATACCGAAGGAAAATCAGAACTTGTTGCTTGGATGGTTAGCAACTGTTCTCCTCAACTGCGACTATCTTTTGTTCGCGAGCTGAAAAAATTCATCAAAGTTGACGTATATGGATCTTGTTCCAGAATATTTGGCCAATCTCAAGCTTGTTCTCGGGAAAAGGCAAGCGACTGTGTTAGAAAATATAAATTCTACCTTTCATTTGAAAGCGCTCTATGTGAGGATTACATTACTGAAAAGTACTGGGGTAATCTCGGTAAGTTTTATAACTTCTTATTGGTGCTatcgtttgtttttctttttcaaagccTAAATAGAGAAGAGTACACTGTTTCAGTCAGATAATTGTCTAGCTTACTCATAACGGTGATAACCATGGGGTacgtgacaggcctacacaactcctatcgacttgttttagccagcttagagtttggctcgaacgagtatGTCGTTTAGGGATCTGCCCCTTTTGAAAGAAACGATCgggggatcttgaaatatttcgctaagtagcggttgttgctggatgaaatgccatttttgcatgaaTATTTGTTTAAGATTAGGCACCGTAGGGCGGTAGTGTGTGACGAAGGACAAGATTCACTTTCcgtaggagggctttgtttcctGTTCTCAAAGTGTAGCGGTAATAAGGCTTTCTGGGTATCCTCGTTCAATAAGACTTGCGAATGCGAGATTTTAGTCTTGAA encodes the following:
- the LOC137973686 gene encoding alpha-(1,3)-fucosyltransferase 7-like, with product MNTAQRCFLTLIAATGFIMLFTIGSHFMSDVNFVEFTNQFRMNSSATELKGRSQSVDLGTENNFTREMTVILVYTSFFGDTNWVKKGGRCVWYQPEERQCRMDLFEITLNKTRFAESSIVIFHARDMPAVSELKSLLKSRPTSQRWVYAVWESPIATPNPSALNGLFNLTWTYRTDSDFWAPYGYYEPYRQEDGKMDEVATMTDYTEGKSELVAWMVSNCSPQLRLSFVRELKKFIKVDVYGSCSRIFGQSQACSREKASDCVRKYKFYLSFESALCEDYITEKYWGNLGDGNVVPVVMGGADYIKLAIPGSYINVMDFKTVKQLAEYLQYLDKNNTAYNEYFTWRLKYKVYQDLLSFCAVCRHFYPDNLPETKVYQDLTEYWSQKGKCTQKEQFVTNMLNN